From Camelina sativa cultivar DH55 chromosome 5, Cs, whole genome shotgun sequence:
ttccttttctttttccttgtgtTATGAATCCTGACTATTGAATAACAAATTGCACTAAAAGTCTAGAGcgaacaaaaaataataatgattttgatGGTTAtatcatcaatatatatatatatatatataatttgatgaaAGCTCCATCTACCAAATTTGGATGGAGAGAAACGGAAAACGTCATGGAGCTGCTCCAGTAATGTTTGATGTCACGGTTAGTGATCAGCACCATGTGTAAAGAAACTCGTAATAAACTCATTCCCTTATTTGGGCAAAGATACAGTCGGTATGATACTCTCTTAACCTAGCTAATTTTGACTAACTAAAGAGTAAACATAAGTCAAAATACATCACTTGAACTCTCAAGGTTTTTTCCAATGCAATCTTGTAAGAATGGTATGTCATGCGTGACCCTAATCACGAATACAATCAATACTTATGCCATTGAGGGCAAACGCCATATTCTTGGATGTATGCGTATGTACTCATGGAAAACGCACATAGATTCTCGTCTGCTCTATtgtcttttctttctattttattttgaataaattaagAAGAACATGTTCACGTTTATACTCATAAAGCCTATTTtattcaacatatttaaagtttaaCACAAAATattactcatcatcatcattttttaatcaaatatagatgaatgaaaagttgaaaacagGATTGATGAGAGCGAAACTTTCGCCAACTTAAAAAGCTGACTCCCATAATTTATATTGGTTGTATAAATGATTACTTTTACTGTGACGGGgatctttatttgtttattcacTTATTGTTTATGAAGGTCATCCAGGAAAATAATAGCCTATTCAAAAGAGCAACTTTACGAGTTTGTAACGTTTTAATTACACAAAAATTAGACcatttatcaaacaattttctatatttctattattGTAAAAAGCACCTTTCCTGTAATAATATATCAACGCACCTCAGTACCCGACATTGCATAGTGCATGGTTGGACCCGTTTTGCCGTCACGTCGTCTCTTGTCTACTCTCCATTTTCACAAAATCCTCATGTTTTATTCCCTCAAAATAAGAATCCTTTTGTTCCCACATATTAAAGGATTGGGCTATATAGCCCATAATGAAATAGGTATGCTCAATCATCAAATTGTGAACAAGTTTAGTTGCATGTCAAGTTCCATGGCCATATATGTATGTTTCTTTCAGTTAGGATAGGATTGCATGTAACataaattgtaattaattattgatTGTGAAAGTGTTACAATTATGTTTCTTCAAATAGTTACATAGTTATTGTTATTGATTTAGGTTTTAATTCCGAATCCGAAGGGGAAGAGAGGGTCGTAGTTCTTGTCGCCAACGTTCATCGGAAGTTGATCAACAGTCCTCATCCACGTGCGAGGCAGCGTACCAGTAAAGGGGTGATCACCAAACAAGACATCAGCGACTCCATCTCCTTCCGTTCCGGGAAGCCATGCGACTACAAGAGCATCGATCATGTCCATGTAAGGCTCGATCACGAGCGGACGTCCTGTGACTAGGACCACTAGACACTTCATCCCACTACCACACGTGTGGCTAATCGTGTCCGGACCTGGTGCACGAGTGTTTTGCTGTCCCCTCTCGTCTCTGCGTAAGGCTCTTCTCCCACGACCACAATTGTGTATGCTGCGTCGGCGTGAAGCTTCGATGTTTCTAGGTCTGGTGTCTCCACGTAAACAACTTCAGTGGTGGGATCTACTGCTTTCTGGATGGCTTCCAATATTGTacttcctatatatatattttgtagacATTTCTGTGAATATATTATCTTAGactattaaatataatataattaggaAAGATCCGAAAAACCAAGatattatatgtataatgtCCATCTCTGACATTGTGTATGTATTACCTCCCATTTTACCGGTAGGAAAGTGAAATTGTGTGTTAATGGGGATATTTTCTCCAGTTCCGTTGAATCCTTGCCAAGTGAGAGTAAAGCCGCCGCATTGCCATCCCATGTTGTGTGCGTGTTGTCCCGCGACAACGATCTTTTTCACCTTCTTCGGGAGCGGCACAAGTTTATCGCCGTTTGGCTTCCCGTTCTTTAGAAGCACCATTGATTTTCTCACCGCCTCTCTCGCAACTGCCCGATGAGCCTACAACATTGTATTTAAAAATTCTCGCATCAGTTAGGTACAATAATAAGACTAACTATATAGTTTGATGCTATCTGCatgatagttttttttggtagtaatCTATGTTCTTATGCTTTACGAAAAACGACGAATTAGCTAGCTTATGTATCAATTTTGTACCTAAATTTATTATTTCACatggtatttatatatataatatattttccattgacagtttaattaaataaaacttctttaataaacaattatgtatataaacaaaaaaatcttgtgtCCTTTTGGATTTACCTCATTTCCAAGCTTTGTGGCATTCTCCACTACTGGATACGGGTTCTCAAAGAGACCGATAGAGAATTTAACTCTCAAGATCCTTCGTACAGCATCGTCGATACGGCTCATAGGGACGTGTCCTCCATTCACTAGTTTTGTCAATGTCGCCAAGAACTCTGGATACGTCCATGGAATCATAACCTACGCAACAAGAATTCGTTTTATTTAACATACCAAGAATCCGTTTCTTGATTGAAAGtagaaacaaaagtgaaaaaaaaaaaccaaccatATCAATGCCGGCATTAATGGAAGCTTCAACGGAGTAAGTGTAATTTGCTCTATGTGGCGTTGTTATCCTATCAATTCCCAGCCAGTCAGAGATAACAAAGCCTTGGAAattgagagtgttcttgaggtaaTCAGTGAGCATTGCGCGGTTCGCATGCATCTTAACACCGTTAAGACTAGAGTAAGAAGCCATGATTGATGCGATCCCTTTCTTGACCGCTATCTCAAATGGAGGCATATGGATACCAAAGATAGTAGCATTATCACCCACAGTGTTATCCTCATTGACTCCATTTGTTGTCCCTCCGTCCCCGACAAAATGTTTGGCAACCCCAGCCACATTAATCCTAATCGCGTTTTTCACATTAgttaacttaattaaaaaatttagataaaaattaaactagCTAGGTAGTAGTTCTTTTGTTACTTTGAATCAGCAAGGTAAGGAGCATTTCCTTGTAATCCATCCATGATACCCTCGGTCATCATATTCACAACCTTAGTGTCTTCACTATAGCTCTCGTAACACCTTCCCCATCTAGGATCTCTGCAAACCTGTTCATCCAAATTTTCAATCCAAGTTAGAAACGgtttatatatctctatatatattatgttgatCGATCAAATGTATATTATTTTccacttttgtgtgtgtgtgtgtgtggacaGAGTATATATTCGACTTAATTACCGCAACACAAGGTGCAAAAACTTGAGCGACTCCTGTTGCTTTTGCTTCGAGCGCGGTTATAGCTCCAATCCTTTTAAGAAGTTCAGGATCCCTACAACAAACGAACCATTTCAAATACGTTAATTACAACAAACATGGATAAAGGGAATAACTTATGTCTGTTTTAAAGGGGATTCAGAGATCCTAAACAAgattttaaacaatcaagagTTTGACATCACCATGGAGAATATCATACAAGACATCAAAGAATGGGCCAgtaaatttcataaaatttaatttattttcacaaaGAGATGTTGTAATAATATCGCTCATTTGCTTGCAAAATTTAGTTGTAACTCTTCTATCTTTTACTCAAATTGCTTCTTAACGCCTATTTGGCtccaaaaacaaatgtattaTGACCTTATTCATTCATCAATATAATCTAATCAATTtcgatgaaaaaaataaaatcaaatacgttaattttttttttttgaaaaaagaagaagctaatgccACATTTTGTATAAGCTATATGGATTCATTTATACATACCTAGTGGCGCCAATACCGACATTGTGGGGGAAAACGGTTGCATTAATAAAATTGTTGTGACCGTGAACCGCATCAATAGCGTAAAGCGCAGGGATTGCGAGCCTCGTCGAAAGACTCAATTTCTGGAACATGTTTATCAGTTGTATCCGTTGTCCTACATCTTTTCCGGTATCAAATGGATTGCTCAAATAGCTTCCTGTTATCTCGTACGTACACACCAGTTTCAATTAATAAGTTCATCATTAGAAATCTTCGatagataacaaaacaaatatgataatattttcCTAGCTAGTACCACATACCGATCAGGTACTTTGTGAAGATTTCGTCGCCGCTACCCTTGTGCCCCTGCTCACTCCTTGAGTAGTTGAATCGATCAAATTGACACATTTGACCAAGTTTCTCGGGTAACGTCATTCGTGACAACAAGTCTGCCACTCTCTCTTCCACCGCCGCTTTAGGATCTTTGTACTTAATATAGCCTCGGTTGGCAGCGGTGGCGTCTCCATAACGACAGACAAACAATATCACAATCACTGCCAAGAAGTTTAAACTCTTGACGTCGTACATTGTTGCCGATCGTTAATGGAGACCCTTCTTATAGATTCAGAGAGAATTCAGAATATTGATttaaaagatattataaatGATCTTTCTAAATCCTGAATTGAAATGTTAACCAGAAGAGATCATTTAtactagtaattttttttttctttagaaaagtCCGTTAATTAATCTCGAACGGTAAAATTATTTAGTGGCTATTATTAATTACAATTAGTTGCTTGGTGCTCTAATTTTGTATATCCTAACACTTGTGTGAACTTCCAAAGCTTCTGTTTCCTGTTTTATCTCCCCCCTCCATCAACGACTTAACCGTTTTCTGTTacggagaaaagaaaaaaaaaaaaaaaatgcccgTAATGTTAAACCGGAAATTGTAATTGGGCTCTATATGGGTTTTATATTAATAAGGCCCAATTAGTATAAAACGAATCATATAGGGAAGCTCAAGAGCGTGTGTGTTCCGTTCGTTCGTTTACTACTTACTACTAGTGTGGGAAGATAAAATACATACGTAGAAATTTTTACGCGTCTCAGACAGGCAGGCATGTTCTGTCtttttgacatatttaaaaatttatttatataatatacttgtattattttagtataaaatcaaaatatatttatttacttctttaatccaaatttaatattttcatcttcatcttttccttttttcttttttaagctttttagaaaaaaaaatctcttctttaaTCCCTTTCCATTTACGAGGTAGAAATAAATTCCAAAAACGCGtaatttacaaattacaaacacaTTTTAGATAGATTTCcctctaattctttttttttttttttttttttNNNNNNNNNNNNNNNNNNNNNNNNNNNNNNNNNNNNNNNNNNNNNNNNNNNNNNNNNNNNNNNNNNNttttttttttttttttattacaaagatTTCGTGTCTTTGTGTCTGAATCGAGACCAGAtctgttaaagaagaagaagaagatatatatgatgataGAGAAGTGCTTAGGAGCGTATCGGTTCCGGAGATTGCAGAGAATCATGCGCCAAAGTAAAGTGACGATTCTTTGCCTCGTTCTCACCGTCATCGTCTTGCGTGGCACTATCGGAGCCGGTAAGTTCGGTACACCGGAGCAAGACATCGAAGAGATCCGTGAGCATTTCTTCTATTCCCGTAAACACGGTGAGCCTCACCGTGTTCTCGTCGAGGTCTCTTCCAAATCCGAAGACGGAGATaatggtaacaacaacaacagctacGAGACCTTCGACATCAACAAGCTATTCGTCGACGAGGAAGACGACAAAAAATCTCAAGACCGGACTAGTAATAATAAACCGTATTATTCTCTTGGTCCAAAGATCTCTGATTGGGATGAGCAGAGGCTCGATTGGCTAAAACAGAACCCTAGTTTCCCAAATTACGTGGCGCCAAACAAACCTAGGGTTCTTCTTGTAACTGGTTCAGCTCCAAAGCCGTGTGAGAATCCTGTGGGAGACCATTACCTTTTGAAGTCGATCAAGAACAAAATCGATTACTGTAGGATACACGGGATCGAGATCTTCTACAACATGGCTTTGCTCGACGCTGAGATGGCTGGATTCTGGGCCAAGCTACCGTTGATTAGGAAACTACTCTTGTCTCATCCCGAGATTGAGTTTTTATGGTGGATGGACAGTGACGCGATGTTCACGGACATGGTGTTCGAGCTTCCTTGGGAGAGGTATAAAGATTACAACTTGGTGATGCACGGTTGGAACGAGATGGTTTATGACCAGAAGAATTGGATTGGTCTCAACACGGGGAGTTTCTTGCTTAGGAACTCGCAGTGGTCTCTTGATCTTCTTGACGCTTGGGCTCCAATGGGCCCTAAAGGTAAGATCCGTGAAGAAGCGGGTAAAATCTTGACCCGGGAACTTAAAGACCGACCCGCTTTCGAAGCTGACGATCAGTCCGCGATGGTTTATCTTCTCGCGACCGAGAGAGATAAATGGGGAGGCAAAGTGTATTTAGAGAGTGGCTATTACTTGCACGGTTATTGGGGGATTTTGGTGGACCGGTACGAGGAGATGATTGAGAATCATAAACCGGGTTTTGGAGACCATAGGTGGCCGCTTGTTACGCATTTCGTCGGGTGTAAACCGTGCGGTAAGTTTGGAGATTATCCGGTTGAACGGTGTCTGCGGCAGATGGATAGAGCGTTTAATTTCGGAGATAATCAGATTCTTCAGATGTATGGTTTCACGCATAAGTCGCTTGGGAGCCGGCGCGTGAAACCCACGCGCAATCAGACGGATCGGCCGCTCGAGACCAAGGACGAGTTCGGGCTGCTTCATCCGTCGTTTAAAGCTACTGCCAAGCTTACTATTACTACTACGACGACGTGAggatatattgtttttttttttttttgcctttaggGACAACACAATTATGTTTAagtccattttttattttgtttgtagttTCCTTTAGTTGTTGAGTAAAAATCATTTTGATCTCCCATTGATGGTGTGGAGTATTTAATGAGTTGTCTTCGTTAATTTATTGTAGGCTTaatttcatcattatcattaatCTTGTTGACAAACAACTTCAGATGTAATTTCTTTTGGTGAATTTGcgtatttattttagtttttgactttggatttcttttactttattattataacttataagggTCATCACGTGTACAACTTCAACACCGCCTCCTCTGTTGTGGAATGCACGATTATGAGTCATATGACACAAATCAGTAGAACTACAAGTTTCGTTCACATCAATTACAATGTAttcttatgaaaataaaactgaaacGATGAATTATAAGTGTATTCTTACGTCTCGCGGCGTAATGCATACGCGTTATTAAGTATTAACATCCTAATTGTCACTCGAAATTATTGATTACAGTTCATACATTACTGGAAAACCGTGTTATCTTTTTCCTATTGTCTCATTCatccctccttttttttttctcaatgtaTTTGATCCCACCTAACGATTTAAAGAaatttgcgttttttttttctctcatcaaATTTGCTTGTGGGGACCCACAAGAATAATCAAACACAACTAGAAAcaaggttttataaaaaaattaaaattaaacatagATAGAGTAATAAGATACATGGACTAATCAGTAATCACCACAATCACCTTACCGAGAATAATATTACAATCTTAATCCCATATTTATATTGCTGTGTGtatcaattaatttaaaacaCTTTCTCTGAAGAGCATGCAACGCAATCACCATAAGACCCTTCATCAAGAAACATCCTAGCGATCCTCCCGTTAGCACCACACGGCCAAAACCCACCGGGACGATGTTCATCTCCGGTGCCGTACATAACCCTGAGGATCTCTTGCGGTGTCCGGTCATAAGAGAGAGAGTAAGCATTGGCGGAGAGGATGTTGCTAGTGGTGCGATTCTCCGCACCTAGCCACAGCGGCACGCACAAGCCTTCGTCCTTAATCCCGCACTTACCAAGCTCGTTACGGAGGATAGATATATCGTTGGTCAGCTCAGCCACCGTGACTCCGCCGTATTCTTCCACCGTCTCGTACTGTCTCTCATACAGGAGCGTCCTTATCACTCCGTCTTGACCCGATTCTACCCCCAATAGACCCGCCACAAgctgtatatataaataataacgTTTACTAGCTATTATTGCTATAGcgtaattattatatatgaatttaatgTATAGACTTTTTGCTAGTATAACGTATATGTACTAGCAAATTATTCAACTCACATGTAATCAAAGTGTAACCGATAACGTCGTGCATATAATATTTAAGCATATATAGTTGATTACCCGTTTGATATTGAAGTATACAAGGTAAGGGATGGTTCCGACGTAACCGGTAAGGCCAACATAAGGGATATAGTATGAAGCTAAGAGATAGTTGAGTGTGTTGGCATAAGGATCAAACCGCGGGTTAGATCTCCGTCCAACCGCTCTGTCCATAAACTCTGCAAAATTCTCTCTACTCAGATTCAACAACGGACGCGGAATTCCTCCCGTCATATCCGCAATCGCCCTTCATTAATACCAACAAACttactttaaattttaacgATCTCATGCATAACAATTcatgaaatttgaatttgacCGTGATTTACCTAAGATGGCCGATTTCTTGGTAACCAAACTCCTCGATGATTCGATTAGTTATAGGATCAAGATTTGCTTTCTTTGCTCCTACCGGGGGTGGTCCTCCTTGAGCAAGCGTCGCGTTAAACACATCGAGTCCTTTTCCGGTAGACCCTATTAAGAAGAACTCGGCCTCTGTGAACTCCAAATTCATTGCGAAATGGACTTGATCAACATCGCTCGCTGATATATTCCCCGAGCAGCTAAGATAGCTGGAGTTAACCAGACTTACGTCTATTGCAATAAGCAAGACTAGAACGAGAGAGGGGTTTAacatgttttttccttttctttctttaataacGCAGGAACTTTGCaatttatatgatatatcagGTTGTACGTAGTCTTCTTTTCTTAAGTACAATacttgaaatttatttaataatcttGTTGGTTAGAAACTTAAAATTGAATTGTTTAGGACCCCTACGTGAACACTAAAGTTCATTTTTGTTAATACGTGAGTACTAAGTTAATAGCTTATTTTGGTATCAATGGCATATTAATGGCAAGTTTTTCGAAATCGCTAACTACCATATATAACATTTGTCATTGCGTGAGATAATTAGCATGATTATCACACGTTAATATATAGATCCACTTGTTACATTATGGTTCTGTACCCTCAACCGATCTAAGTAGGTGAATGGAAGATagggttaaaaaataaaaagacgtGGTAACTTAATATGGTGGTTTGTGACTTAATGAAGATATGCATacctaaaattaaaatgttgagatagttaaaaaaagaaaaaaagtatagatCGTTGCATGGTCAAGGAAACTACAACCGTTGGTCAAGAAAGTAAAATGAAGAGCGCGTGGTcatttgtaagttgtaacaacCGATTTACGAATCTAAGTagctcaaattaaaaattatatatagtttttatcaCCTATTATTCTTCTAATCTTCTTTCTTGGTTGTCGTATTTTCGAACGAAGCGTTCACAAAGGTCACTGTGTCCGATGGTCGTGGGCCTTATTTCAGAACGGAAAGTTTAGCCAATTAAGGcccaatatatgaaaatataggaGTCAAATACGTATATTTTGACAGTTTGATCAAGAAAGCGCATCTGGTGTAGTGGTATCATAGTACCCTCCCACGGTACTGACCAGGGTTCGATTCCCTGGATgcgcaaatttttttttctttcttcacatTGAAAATCACTAATAAATTTTGGtatgaattattattatattttgacgTGGCAGCTCATTTTATGGAAATGTCCAACTGGTCTAGTCTTTGTCTTGGCCAAACTTTAgtacaaaaatgaaacaagacGTAACCATTACAACTCCACCCACTATTCTCTTTCAATTTAGTAGAATACATATCATAGtcttagaaacaaaatattctccaaatgtaaaatttaactAAAGTTAGCATATCTGCAAAATACAATGAATTTAGCTTGAACCGAATAGGGGAAACAAATCTGAAATTACCaattaaattgttttcaaaaaaatccatttttaaCATTTAGGGCTGGCTGGCTGGCAAATTTACTAATTAACAGAAACCTGGAAATGTAGGTCGGTCACAGTCACATcacaagaacaaagaatcatGTCACTTTGGGATATGATCTTCTTTCACATAgatcgctttttttttttacgagtGGAAGAAGGAATAGAAAAGATTGTTCACTCGTTTACTTAATCGTCTGTCTCTAACAAAATATTCGACGGAAAGTgggaaatgagaaaaatgaaaccTATCTCTCTGTTTATGAGTTTTCTTGTGGCCATCGTTTTGGCAACAAGCTACAGTATTGATGCCTTTACCAGAAACGATTTTCCAGAGGAGTTCCTATTCGGAGCCGCCACTTCGGCTTATCAGGTTCCACTCTGCTTCTATGTTCTAATGTTGTCTATCATAAAAtagagcattttttttttttttttttttttNttttgtgtattttttatgTGATGTTTGTTCTAATGTTCTATTTCCAATTTGCTATTATGGAAATAGTGGGAAGGAGCTgttgatgaagaaggaagaactCCTAGCGTCTGGGATACTTTCACCCACTCtcgtaagctttttttttttttaattttcttcctGTTTTAATATGTACGTATGATTTaccttcttttgtttgtttgttttgatttttgtcaacaaacatcACATTTTAGATAGTAGAGATAATGGAGACATAGCATCTGATGGGTATCACAAATAtaaggtttctctctctctcactcttcttTGCCGTTTACGTTTCAAAGAAGTTCTTGTAAAATCTTTGGctctatatttttcaaattcgATGAGTTATAATGTTATATTGTGACTTTTGCAGGAAGATGTTAAGCTGATGGCAGATCTGGGCTTAGAAGCATTCAGATTCTCTATCTCCTGGTCAAGACTTATACCTAGTTAATGCCTTTtccttgtttctttgtttgcaagTAACTAACGAGATTGTTTCTGACCTCTtaaaacccttctttttttttttttttgctgcgtATTTTTCCAGATGGAAGAGGACCCATTAACCCAAAAGGTCTATTGTTTTACAAGAACTTCATCAAAGAACTACGAAATCATGGTGAGCTTTCTTGTCTTCATACTTTATTTTCCTTCTGTCTTTATACTTTATCTTCTAAAAGATTTCTTTTTGGCAAAACTATTTAACAGGAATTGAACCACATGTTACACTTTACCACTATGATCTTCCTCAGTCTCTTGAAGATGAGTATGGAGGATGGATCAACCGCAAAATCATGTAACGTTTCAAAGAAGAGTTCTGATCTAACaatgtcactttttaaaaaagtttaaaagtgttgtttatttgttatattgcGGAGAGGACTTCACTGCTTTTGCAGATGTTTGCTTCAGAGAGTTTGGGAAGGATGTGAAGTTATGGACTACAATCAACGAAGCTACAATATTTGCCATTTGTTCTTATGGCGAAGGAATCTCACCGCCTGGACGTTGTTCTCCTAACAAATACATCAATTGCTCTACTGGAAACTCTTCTACAGAACCATATATTGCAGGCCATAACATGTTGCTAGCTCATGCCTCCGCTTCCAAGTTGTATAAACTAAAGTACAAGGTATACATAGATATCTCTTCTTCGCTCTTAAAGccttaaaccctaattcttccgTATGAACATAGTCATATGATGGTGCAGAGTAAGCAGAGAGGATCTGTAGGCTTTAGTATATTTGCATTCGGGTTATCTCCTAATACAAACTCCAAGGACGATGAAACCGCAACTCAAAGAGCTAAAGCTTTCCTATTTGGCTGGTGAGAATTATAtaagctttcttttgttttaattgaggACAAAATCTGAAAGACTAAGTTGATAAAATTCAGGATGTTGAAGCCTTTGGTATTTGGGGACTATCCGGAAGAaatgaagagaaccttgggGACGAGGTTACCTGTTTTCTCAGAGGAAGAGTCGGAGCAAGTGAAAGGATCATCTGACTTTATTGGAATTATTCACTACATAACATTCTACGTCACAAACCAACCGTCACCTTCTATCTTTCCCAGCATGAACGAAGGCTTCTTTAAAGACATGGGCGTGTATTTGATCCGTAAGCTTAGGTTTCTTTCATCATCAAAATCAGTAGATAAAGCTTCTCAACTCTTTTTAACTGATAACTCTTCTTTCTTTGGACAGCCATTGGGAACTATTCATTTTccgaggtatatatatacatatatagttatgcCAAAAGCTTTTGTTTGATCTTCATGAAACTGGAGATTTTTTCCTTACTCAATTGATTTTCTTGAAGTGGGATGCTATTCCATGGGGTCTTGAAGGTGTTCTTGAGGATCTAAAGCAGAGCTATAACAATCCTCCAATCTACATTCTTGAAAATGGTAACACTTGgttctgttttgtcttcttgCTCTGTTCTGTCTGTTTGAAAGCACACCTTtttgttctttagtttcttctaatgacaccaaaaaaaaagagcaggTAAACCTATGATACACGACTCGATGCTACAAGACACACCAAGAGTTGAATACATTCAAGCTTACATCGGTGTTGTGCTCAACGCCGTCAAGTAtgattctccttcttcatctttttagtCCTTATATTAGCATTGAAGAAGTGGTCAAATATCACAATATAATGTTAGTTTTAGTTGAAATATGAGAAATCAATCTTTTTGACTGATTAGGAATGGATCAGACACGAGAGGTTACTTTGTATGGTCGATGATTGACGTATATGAGTTAATGACTGGATATAGAACCAGCTTCGGAATGTACTATGTGAATTTTAGTGATCCTGGTCGCAAGAGGTCTCCAAAACTCTCTGCTTCTTGGTACACTGCTTTTCTCAATGGTACAATTGATGTTGCTTCTCAAGATAATATGATTCAGTTGCAGAGAAACCTCTCAGGCTTTTCTTCACTGTAATTAATGTATCTATTCTATGAGAAACAGTTCAGTTAGTTggcaaatgtttttttttataagatttggaTATGAAATGATATGTAAAACATAATATTCTGCGCCTTTATAACTTAAGCTCATTTGGTGTAAAATTCAACTTAACTAGCATTTTTGTTcccaaaaaataaagataaataaatcaGTAGtacaataaaaatctaaatattcgGTCACACCAAGTAGAATTTGATTCTCTTGTATGTTTTTGCTGGAACTTAGAATAGTCCACTGTCTTGTGACTCTCGTCTTAAATAATTCTAACGCAAATATGTACCGGGGTCCATGAGGTTTTACTCCACTcactcactcttcttctttcaatatGGTACATACAATACAACTatcttggaaagaaaaaaaaacagaataattcaaaataatttccAAATGTAAAATTTAGCTAAATTGGCATTTTGCTTCTTAAATTACAACgaattttacccattttagcatGAACCGAAAGGGTAAAAAATCTTTATACTTAACTAATTTGTTATTTCCTGAAATTTGTTTATAAACTACAAACGATGTACCTATTACATATAATTGgcaattttaaaaatg
This genomic window contains:
- the LOC104788603 gene encoding xyloglucan 6-xylosyltransferase 1-like, whose translation is MMIEKCLGAYRFRRLQRIMRQSKVTILCLVLTVIVLRGTIGAGKFGTPEQDIEEIREHFFYSRKHGEPHRVLVEVSSKSEDGDNGNNNNSYETFDINKLFVDEEDDKKSQDRTSNNKPYYSLGPKISDWDEQRLDWLKQNPSFPNYVAPNKPRVLLVTGSAPKPCENPVGDHYLLKSIKNKIDYCRIHGIEIFYNMALLDAEMAGFWAKLPLIRKLLLSHPEIEFLWWMDSDAMFTDMVFELPWERYKDYNLVMHGWNEMVYDQKNWIGLNTGSFLLRNSQWSLDLLDAWAPMGPKGKIREEAGKILTRELKDRPAFEADDQSAMVYLLATERDKWGGKVYLESGYYLHGYWGILVDRYEEMIENHKPGFGDHRWPLVTHFVGCKPCGKFGDYPVERCLRQMDRAFNFGDNQILQMYGFTHKSLGSRRVKPTRNQTDRPLETKDEFGLLHPSFKATAKLTITTTTT
- the LOC104788604 gene encoding desiccation-related protein PCC13-62-like codes for the protein MLNPSLVLVLLIAIDVSLVNSSYLSCSGNISASDVDQVHFAMNLEFTEAEFFLIGSTGKGLDVFNATLAQGGPPPVGAKKANLDPITNRIIEEFGYQEIGHLRAIADMTGGIPRPLLNLSRENFAEFMDRAVGRRSNPRFDPYANTLNYLLASYYIPYVGLTGYVGTIPYLVYFNIKRLVAGLLGVESGQDGVIRTLLYERQYETVEEYGGVTVAELTNDISILRNELGKCGIKDEGLCVPLWLGAENRTTSNILSANAYSLSYDRTPQEILRVMYGTGDEHRPGGFWPCGANGRIARMFLDEGSYGDCVACSSEKVF